Part of the Amycolatopsis sp. 195334CR genome is shown below.
TCGACCAGTTCGTCGTGCGCGAGCACCCCGCCTTCGTCGGCGATGTGGTAGCGGACCAGCGGAATCCCGTTGTCACCGGTGAACAGCAGCGTGCCGTCGGAGACCTCGAAGTACCGGCTGGCCGGGTCGTACTGCACCAGCGTGGGCAACCGGTCGGCGTCGAACAGTTCCCTCGCCAGGTCCGGCCGACCGGCCAGGAACCGGCGGATGGACACCGAGAGCGCGGTCTCGTTGCCCAGGACCCCGGCGTCCGCGGTGCCGTACAGCGCCACGGAATCACGCACCGGATCGGCCATCCCGGCGCGCTCGGCCATCAGGTCGCGCCACTCCTCGCTGAACACCTCGCCGGCGAGCACCAGCTTCACCGCGTACCGGTCCCAGCCCTCGCCGCTGTCCACCACGTCCTTGACGAACGGCGGGTACCCCAGCAGCACCACCTGCTCGAAGTGCGGCGCCAGTTCCGGCAGCACGCGGAGGATCTCCGCCTTGTTGTTGCCCGGCGCCACCACGGTGATCGGGAAGCCCTTGGCCGCCAGGTGCCGCACGCAGGCCGTGGTGAACAGGCCGCCGACCCAGGTGCCGAGCGGGAAGCAGACCACCGCCAGCGTCCGGCGGTGGTCCGCGCCGAACCCGCGGAACACCTGCTCGAACCGGCGGGTGATCTCCAGTTCGTCGGCCAGCGAACGCGGCCAGATGGTCGGTGTGCCGCTCGACCCGGACGACACCGCGATCATGTCCAGGTCCTCCAGCCTGCCGTCGCGGCACAGCTCGGGCAGCGGGTAGCGCTGGTGGTAGGACGCCTTGTCCAGCAGCGGCAGCCGTTCGAAGTCCTGCCGCGAGGTGATGGTGACCGGGTCGACGCCGTGCTCGCCGAGGAACTTCCGGTAGGCGGGCACCGAGTTGGCCACCTCGTGGAACAGGGCCACCGGGTCCATCGCGGCCGGTTCGCCGGAGAAGAATCGCTCGAAGGCCCGCGTCACGCGGTGGGGTCGCTCCAGGTCCATGCCCGCATCGTGTCAGACCCTGGCCAGGTTGAGGCGCGTCCGCACCTCGTCCGCTTCCGGCACGCCCATTTCCGCGAACAACGCCAGCGCGCGTTCCCAGTGCTCGCGCTCGCCGGTGGCGTCCCCCAGCCCGCGGTGGGCGTACGCCTGATCACCG
Proteins encoded:
- a CDS encoding phenylacetate--CoA ligase family protein, giving the protein MDLERPHRVTRAFERFFSGEPAAMDPVALFHEVANSVPAYRKFLGEHGVDPVTITSRQDFERLPLLDKASYHQRYPLPELCRDGRLEDLDMIAVSSGSSGTPTIWPRSLADELEITRRFEQVFRGFGADHRRTLAVVCFPLGTWVGGLFTTACVRHLAAKGFPITVVAPGNNKAEILRVLPELAPHFEQVVLLGYPPFVKDVVDSGEGWDRYAVKLVLAGEVFSEEWRDLMAERAGMADPVRDSVALYGTADAGVLGNETALSVSIRRFLAGRPDLARELFDADRLPTLVQYDPASRYFEVSDGTLLFTGDNGIPLVRYHIADEGGVLAHDELVEFCTRHGFSPPEGENLPFVYVFGRSLFTVSFFGANVYPENVTVGLEQPGISGWVTGKFVLEAVEDEQRDRRLRVTVELAPGKDGDPAAVAESIRAQLVRLNSEFAHYVPADRQLPEVDLRPAGDPEYFPVGVKHRYTRGNS